The Pelmatolapia mariae isolate MD_Pm_ZW linkage group LG10_11, Pm_UMD_F_2, whole genome shotgun sequence genome includes a region encoding these proteins:
- the mlf2 gene encoding myeloid leukemia factor 2 — translation MFRFLSDVDEDPYMILPSPMDPFAAHRQQMRSLFGPFGMEPFPLAPQMQPHRASRRQAGPLAPFGMMGMGGGFMDMFGMMGEMMGNVDRMSGSPNCQTFSSSTVISYSSTDPGAPKVYQQTSETRTGPGGIRETRQSVRDSESGLEGLAIGHHIGDRAHIMARSRNRRTGDCEERQDYINLDESEAPAFDEEWRREAGRYAPPNARGLDYARDRRGGGQQLALTAPPSSTSPPGHRHESPRHRQPHTRPRYDW, via the exons ATGTTTCGGTTCTTGAGTGACGTTGATGAAGATCCCTATATGAT TTTACCTTCACCTAT GGATCCGTTTGCAGCTCACAGGCAGCAGATGAGGAGTCTGTTTGGACCATTTGGGATGGAGCCTTTCCCTCTTGCTCCTCAGATGCAGCCACATCGTGCATCACGCAGACAG GCTGGCCCTCTGGCTCCTTTTGGCATGATGGGAATG GGTGGAGGGTTCATGGATATGTTTGGCATGATGGGAGAAATGATGGGAAACGTG GACAGAATGTCTGGTTCACCAAACTGTCAGACGTTTTCCTCCTCAACAGTGATCTCATATTCGTCAACAGACCCAGGGGCTCCTAAAGTTTATCAGCAGACCAGTGAAACAAGGACAGGCCCAGGGGGG atcCGTGAGACGCGGCAGTCGGTGAGGGACAGCGAGAGCGGCCTGGAGGGTCTTGCCATTGGCCACCACATTGGAGACCGTGCACACATAATGGCGCGTTCACGAAATCGCCGCACTGGAGACTGTGAAGAACGGCAAGACTACATTAATCTGGATGAGA GTGAGGCTCCAGCATTTGACGAGGAGTGGAGAAGAGAAGCAGGAAGATACGCTCCCCCAAATGCTCGTGGGCTGGACTACGCCCGGGATCGGCGAGGAGGCGGCCAGCAGCTCGCTCTTACCGCTCCTCCCAGTTCAACGTCCCCACCAGGTCATCGGCACGAGTCCCCCAGACACCGTCAGCCCCACACCCGCCCACGTTACGACTGGTGA
- the LOC134635981 gene encoding gamma-enolase-like, which yields MSIVNIVAREILDSRGNPTVEVDLHTDKGLFRAAVPSGASTGIYEALELRDGDKTRYKGKGVTKAVAHINDTLGPALIQSGISVLEQEKLDNVMIEMDGTDNKSKFGANSILGVSLAICKAGAAEKGVPLYRHIADLAGNRELVLPVPAFNVINGGSHAGNRLAMQEFMVLPVGAESFRDALRVGAELYQTLRSVIKEKYGQDATNVGDEGGFAPNIQENSEALELIKTAIEKAGFTDKVVIGMDVAASEFFSEGKYDLDFKSPPNAARNITADELAAIYQGFINNYPVVSIEDPFDQDDWPAWSQFTASVGIQVVGDDLTVTNPRRIQRAVEEKACNCLLLKVNQIGSVTEAIKACKLAQENGWGVMVSHRSGETEDTFIADLVVGLCTGQIKTGAPCRSERLAKYNQLMRIEEELGDQARFAGHNFRNPSAI from the exons aTGTCTATAGTGAATATTGTTGCCAGGGAGATCTTGGACTCCAGGGGAAACCCCACTGTGGAAGTAGATCTGCATACAGACAAAg GTCTTTTCAGGGCTGCTGTTCCCAGTGGTGCCTCCACAGGCATCTACGAGGCTCTGGAGCTCCGAGATGGCGACAAGACTCGCTACAAGGGCAAAG GTGTGACAAAGGCTGTTGCTCACATTAATGACACCCTTGGACCCGCCCTCATCCAGTCT GGAATCAGTGTGCTGGAGCAGGAGAAGCTGGACAATGTGATGATTGAAATGGACGGCACTGACAACAAAT CTAAGTTTGGCGCCAACTCTATTCTGGGAGTATCGCTGGCCATATGCAAAGCTGGCGCAGCAGAGAAAGGTGTCCCCCTGTACCGTCACATTGCTGACCTGGCAGGAAACAGAGAGCTGGTCCTCCCTGTTCCT gcttttaatgtgatCAATGGAGGCTCTCACGCTGGGAACAGGCTGGCCATGCAGGAATTCATGGTTCTTCCAGTGGGTGCCGAGTCTTTCCGTGATGCTCTGCGTGTGGGGGCGGAACTCTACCAGACACTGAGAAGTGTCATCAAGGAGAAATATGGTCAGGATGCTACAAATGTGGGTGATGAAGGAGGGTTTGCCCCTAACATACAAGAGAACAGTGAAG ctcTGGAGCTGATAAAGACAGCCATAGAAAAGGCCGGCTTCACAGATAAGGTGGTGATAGGGATGGATGTTGCTGCTTCAGAGTTCTTCAGCGAGGGCAAATATGACCTGGACTTTAAGTCTCCACCAAATGCTGCCCGCAACATCACCGCTGATGAGCTGGCCGCCATCTACCAGGGGTTCATTAATAACTACCCAG TGGTGTCTATTGAAGATCCCTTTGACCAGGATGACTGGCCCGCTTGGTCTCAGTTCACAGCCTCAGTGGGTATCCAG GTTGTTGGAGATGATCTGACAGTCACCAACCCACGAAGAATACAACGAGCTGTGGAGGAAAAAGCCTGCAACTGTCTGCTCCTCAAAGTCAACCAGATTGGGTCTGTTACAGAGGCCATCAAAGC GTGCAAGCTGGCACAGGAGAACGGCTGGGGCGTGATGGTGAGCCACCGctcaggagagacagaggacacTTTTATAGCTGACCTGGTGGTTGGTCTCTGCACTGGACAG aTCAAAACTGGAGCTCCCTGTCGATCTGAACGCCTGGCCAAATACAATCAGCTCATGAG gaTTGAGGAAGAGCTGGGCGATCAGGCTCGCTTTGCTGGACACAACTTCCGCAACCCCAGTGCCATTTAG